The sequence AGCCTCCAGCTTTATGGAAAACCCTGATGGCGCGAAAATGCTGGCAGCAATTGGCTACAGGCCATATGTATTGCACCTTTTGGCGGTAGCTAAGGTATTGGGTGTAATAGCCATCCTTACCCCCGGTTTCCCGCGACTTAAAGAATGGGCCTATGCTGGCTTTATGTTCGATCTGATCGGCGCTACCTATTCTTTTTATGCTTCG comes from Mucilaginibacter mali and encodes:
- a CDS encoding DoxX family protein, which translates into the protein MSKKAINIIYWISTGLILAMMLFSAASSFMENPDGAKMLAAIGYRPYVLHLLAVAKVLGVIAILTPGFPRLKEWAYAGFMFDLIGATYSFYASGFAFKDWAFMLVLIAVLACSYIFYHKRLALKGSVA